The Vicinamibacterales bacterium DNA segment GTCTCAGCCGCGCTCGGTGTCGTCTTCCGCCGGCGCGGCGGACGCGGCGTCGGCTCCGGGCGCGCCTGGTGGTGGATCGCGGCGGCGGCCGCCGGCGCCATCCTGCTGCTGGCAGCGTCGATGCGCGCCGACACGATCATCGAACGGCTGGCGCGAACGCATGTCTCGGTGGCCGATCGCCTGACCATCTGGACCGACACCGTCCCGATGGTCCGCGATTTCTGGTTGACGGGGACCGGCGCGGGAACGTATGAAACGGCTATGCTCGTGTACCAGCGCGCGTCTCCGGGCGTGCGCTTCAACGAGGCGCACAACCACTATCTGCAGATCGCCGCTGAGGGGGGCGTCATGCTGGGCGTACCGCTGGCCGTGGCGTTCGTGCTCTACCTCCGGCAGGCGCGGCGGCGGATGGCCGCCGAGCATTCAGGCATGTTCTGGATTCGCGCCGGCGCACTCTGCGGACTGGGCGGAGCGGCGGCGCAGAGCGTGTGGGACACCGGTCTGTCGATTCCCGCCAACGCGGCACTCGCCTGCGTGCTCGCGGCAATCGTGATCCACGAGCCACGGCGGCACTGACGTGGGCCTGCGGATCGGCATCGACGTCGACGGGGTGCTCGCTGATTTTCGCACGGCCTTCCACGAAGCCGCGGTCCGCTGGCTGCGCCACGACATCGACGACACGCAGGATCTGGAAATCGTCTCGCCGCTGTCGGCGGGCGACGTGCGGCGCGTGTGGGATCGCATCGCAACGGCGCCGAACTGGTGGATGGAAGTCCTGGCCTACGAGCCGGATCAGATCGCGCGACTCTACAGTCTGACGCGGGCCGCGGGGTGGGAGGTCTTCTTCCTGACCAAGCGCCCGCCGAGCGCGGGCGATTCGGTCCAGTTCCAGACCCAGTGGTGGATCGAGCGGTTCGGGTTCTACCTGCCGGCGGTGCTCACCGTGCCGGGGTCACGCGGCGACATCGCCAACGGCCTGCGCCTGGATCTCGTCCTCGACGACCAGTTGCTCAACTGTGTCGAGGTGATCAGCACCACCACGACCAAGGCGGTGCTGGTGCTCCGCTCGAACGATCCGGCCTCGCGGCAGCAGGCTGCCGATCGCGGCATCGGCGTCGTTTCGACGCTGTCGGAAGCGATCACGGTGATCGAGCGCCTGCACGACGTGCTGCCGCAGCAGCGCGGACGCCTGATGCGGCTGGTCGAGTGGTTCAGCCCGGTAGCGGAGATGAAGTCCCTACCTGCCAATCCACGCGCGATTCGTCCGATCCCGCCTTACGATCCTTGAAGAGTGATCGGGCTCACCGCGGCACGCACATGAACCAGGCCTGGCTGTTGAGGAACGCGCCGAGCGCGCGCATCGGGCTGTAAACGCGGCGGACGATCGAAAAACGCTCGGCGAGTTCGCCGGCCACGACGCGGTAGTCGAACCCCTTGTGCCCGTGGTAGCGATACAGACCGCCGAATCCATGCCCTTCGAGCACGGGCCGCGCCACACCCAGGCCCACCAACGCGCGGGCGAACTCGACCGGCGAGTAACGCTCGCGGTGGCGGTAATCCCCGAGCCCGCGGAGCGCTGCCGCGGCGCGTGCCAGCTGCTTGCCGGCCAGCGCCGGCCCGATCTCGATCGGCACGCTGACGACCACCCGGCCGTCGGCGGCGACGAGCCGCCGCAGTTCGCCGATGACGCGGCGGCGCTCATCCTCGAGGCAATGCTCGAGCACCTCCATGCAGGTGACGACGTCCCAGGCGCCCTCGGCGGGTGACGCCGTGGACCCGGTCTGCGCGGCACGCGCCGCGGCCGGCGTCAGCCCGAAACGGACGCCGGGCAGACGTCCGAGCCGCCGCGCCGTTTCCTCGACCTGCGCCGGATCGACGTCGACGCCGACCGCCTCGGCAAAATCGGCGTGGACCATCGCGACGAAGGTGCCGTCGCCGCAGCCGTAGTCGAGCAGCCGCCCGCCCGCCTGCGGGGCCACGAGCGCCCGTGCCACCTCGAAGCGGCTGCCGTGGCTCCATCGCACCAATCGACTGCGGCTGTAGATCTGCTTGCGCGCGTAGTCGCCGGATCTCAGGAGATCGTCAGCAGGTTTCACGGGGCTGACTCCGGATCGCTTCCGCGGGGAGCCTCGGAGGCTGGGGCCAGCGCGTCGCGACGTGAGGCGCGCGCGTTCTCAACTCCACAGCGACGACAGCAGGATCTTCCTGAACTGCGCGTGCTTGAGCAGCGCGAGCGCCGATCGGCGATGCCAGTTGAAATCGGCCGTCTCGCGGAGCAGCGGGACGATGCCATCGACGCGCGCCAGCTCGATCACCGAGTCGATGGCGCGATCGGTCATGCGCGACGCGAGCGTGCGGAAGGCCAGGCCGATGCGGATCTCGGCGCCGACGCGCTCACGCCACTGCGTCTCGTAGCGGCGCAGCCGCGACTCGCGCAGGTCATCGGCGCGGAGCGCCTCGTCCAGCGTCGCCGCGGCGATCCGGCCGCTGATCAGGCTGTAGTAGATGCCGCCGCCGGTGGTGGGCTTGGCGAGGCCGGCCGCGTCGCCGACGGCCAGCAGCCGCGCCGCGTAGGTGCGCGACACCGGACCGAGCGGCAGGATCTTGAGGCGGGGATCGCATACCGTCTCGGCATCGGATCGATAGCGCGACCGGATCCGGCCGGCAAAGGTGCGGAAGCGGGCCAGCGCGCGCGACTCGCACATCAGGCCAAGGCGGGCGTGCGGCACGCCGTTGCGCTGGAACGGTACGACCCAGCCGAACCCGCCGGGCGCCACCTGGCGGCCCAGGTGCACTTCGACGCTCGCCGGACCGTCGAGCGGCTCCTCGAGCTGGGCGCTCTGCATGAAGGCGCGCGGCACGCCCAGTCCGAGCTGCCGGTTGAAGCGGTAGCTCGCGCCGCAGGCGAGCACGCAGGCGCGCGCCTCGATCGCGGCGCCGCCGTCGACCTCCACCGACACCGCGCGCGGCGTGGTGACGATCCGCCGGACGCGCGCGCCGGTCCGCAACTCCGCGCCGGCCGCAAGGCTGTGGTCGGCCAGCGCCCGATCGAACAGCGCGCGATCGACGATCGCGGCGCGCACTTTCTCGGCCGACACCGATACGCTGCTGCCGTCGGCGGCGATGAACGTCGCGGCATCGGCGGTGCCGACGATCGAGGCGCGCGGCAGATCGAATTCGTCGAAGGCTTCGG contains these protein-coding regions:
- a CDS encoding NAD(P)/FAD-dependent oxidoreductase, whose translation is MRDVAIIGAGPAGLTAARELASRGHDVVVLEEHAQIGVPVHCTGVLGAEAFDEFDLPRASIVGTADAATFIAADGSSVSVSAEKVRAAIVDRALFDRALADHSLAAGAELRTGARVRRIVTTPRAVSVEVDGGAAIEARACVLACGASYRFNRQLGLGVPRAFMQSAQLEEPLDGPASVEVHLGRQVAPGGFGWVVPFQRNGVPHARLGLMCESRALARFRTFAGRIRSRYRSDAETVCDPRLKILPLGPVSRTYAARLLAVGDAAGLAKPTTGGGIYYSLISGRIAAATLDEALRADDLRESRLRRYETQWRERVGAEIRIGLAFRTLASRMTDRAIDSVIELARVDGIVPLLRETADFNWHRRSALALLKHAQFRKILLSSLWS
- a CDS encoding class I SAM-dependent methyltransferase, with protein sequence MKPADDLLRSGDYARKQIYSRSRLVRWSHGSRFEVARALVAPQAGGRLLDYGCGDGTFVAMVHADFAEAVGVDVDPAQVEETARRLGRLPGVRFGLTPAAARAAQTGSTASPAEGAWDVVTCMEVLEHCLEDERRRVIGELRRLVAADGRVVVSVPIEIGPALAGKQLARAAAALRGLGDYRHRERYSPVEFARALVGLGVARPVLEGHGFGGLYRYHGHKGFDYRVVAGELAERFSIVRRVYSPMRALGAFLNSQAWFMCVPR